One window of the bacterium genome contains the following:
- the fliS gene encoding flagellar export chaperone FliS: MSYAALADRARSAYQTNQLQMEDPVGLVVRLYDGMLSFLRRGAELLQARQMAPAAEQIRRATDIVGELQAVLNLREGGEVAFNLDRLYSYCRRRIMESHLQADPAGLMEVARLMTPLRDAWAEARVKQTGLPR; this comes from the coding sequence ATGAGCTACGCGGCACTCGCTGACCGGGCCCGTTCGGCGTACCAGACGAACCAACTCCAGATGGAAGACCCCGTCGGCCTCGTCGTCCGGCTGTACGACGGCATGCTCAGCTTCCTGCGCCGCGGCGCGGAGCTGCTGCAGGCGCGGCAGATGGCCCCCGCGGCGGAGCAGATCCGCCGGGCGACCGACATCGTCGGCGAACTCCAGGCGGTCCTGAATCTCCGCGAGGGCGGGGAAGTGGCCTTCAACCTCGATCGGCTCTATTCCTACTGCCGGAGGCGGATCATGGAATCGCACCTGCAGGCCGATCCGGCGGGGCTGATGGAAGTCGCCCGACTGATGACGCCGCTGCGCGACGCGTGGGCCGAGGCCCGCGTCAAGCAGACCGGTCTCCCGCGCTGA